One Thalassotalea atypica DNA window includes the following coding sequences:
- a CDS encoding substrate-binding domain-containing protein, with protein MTRLLMLLGIIIVLILPLKTRAMDDTQLFIVGSTSMAQVLEVVKHQFHQDKGIKILVRPIGSDKGVVSIAEGLSDIGIVSRFLTEQETSKWPYLTQIAIGQDAIVFLVNAQNPITNLNAAEVRGMYTGALLNWQDIAQPPDNHYKALDDDIMLLSKAKRHGTHSAFIDYFGLNSSLANGQQNKLTFKKEGINNLYAKKHTYIFNKIHQAFGSVSRQTNAIAFESLGAFTIFSRSQNTAFIKILSLNQRAPMIGRRINPNYEFKRPLNIIINQHPSKQTTQFIEYMLSTKGQKMLTDNGYFPLD; from the coding sequence ATGACAAGGTTATTGATGTTATTAGGGATAATCATAGTTCTAATTTTACCGCTCAAAACTCGAGCGATGGACGATACGCAACTTTTTATCGTCGGCTCAACTTCTATGGCGCAGGTATTGGAGGTAGTTAAACATCAATTTCATCAAGATAAAGGCATAAAAATACTGGTCCGGCCCATTGGCTCTGATAAAGGCGTTGTTTCAATTGCTGAAGGTTTGTCAGATATAGGTATTGTATCTCGCTTTTTAACTGAACAAGAAACATCAAAATGGCCATACCTAACTCAAATAGCTATTGGCCAAGATGCCATTGTATTTTTAGTCAACGCTCAGAATCCAATCACTAATTTAAATGCGGCTGAAGTTAGAGGTATGTACACAGGTGCACTATTAAATTGGCAAGACATTGCACAACCTCCTGACAACCATTACAAAGCATTAGATGATGACATTATGCTGTTAAGTAAGGCCAAAAGACATGGGACTCACTCGGCTTTTATCGATTATTTCGGATTAAATAGCAGCCTAGCGAATGGCCAACAAAATAAATTAACATTTAAGAAGGAAGGAATTAACAACTTATACGCTAAAAAACATACTTATATATTCAATAAAATACATCAGGCTTTTGGCAGTGTATCTCGACAAACAAATGCCATTGCGTTCGAATCATTAGGCGCATTTACTATTTTTTCTCGAAGTCAGAATACAGCTTTCATAAAAATTCTTAGCTTAAATCAGCGAGCACCGATGATAGGTCGAAGAATTAACCCTAACTACGAGTTTAAACGGCCACTTAACATCATTATAAATCAGCACCCATCAAAACAAACCACGCAATTTATTGAATATATGTTGAGCACAAAAGGACAGAAAATGTTAACGGATAATGGGTATTTTCCATTAGATTAG
- a CDS encoding SMI1/KNR4 family protein: MNHEELLALLNQTGQKNIFFGPQGFELLINEDEVARGQIGYGLDAQGQSLSGESEGDWQYSWLVIAKDTELGDVYFIDLNDDDCPVFTAFKGEDTWEIEQVATSLAEFIACLQVLFDHGQQRSAMFVVESSTIVDPILIKKLQASLIEASQCPAFWTQFINGYTAWLSDE, from the coding sequence ATGAACCACGAAGAACTGCTTGCACTATTGAATCAAACCGGACAGAAGAATATATTTTTTGGTCCTCAAGGGTTTGAATTGCTTATCAATGAAGATGAAGTAGCGCGTGGGCAAATAGGATATGGTTTGGATGCTCAGGGGCAATCTCTGTCTGGCGAGAGTGAAGGCGATTGGCAATACAGTTGGTTGGTTATTGCCAAAGATACTGAACTGGGTGATGTTTATTTTATTGATTTAAACGATGATGACTGCCCAGTATTTACTGCATTTAAAGGTGAGGATACTTGGGAAATAGAACAAGTAGCCACATCGCTAGCCGAGTTTATCGCTTGTCTGCAAGTGTTATTTGACCATGGTCAGCAGCGCAGTGCTATGTTTGTTGTTGAATCGAGTACGATAGTCGACCCAATTCTGATCAAAAAATTGCAAGCTTCGCTAATTGAGGCCTCACAGTGTCCCGCTTTTTGGACCCAATTCATTAATGGTTACACAGCTTGGTTATCAGATGAGTGA
- a CDS encoding substrate-binding periplasmic protein — MLTMNEIIKFIVVSLILSFQSLALAKNSLTIGIFNEHEIYIETSAPYAIGWKLLTVAAARENIELETIRETWTRSLSALDSEQFDGVYGAMITTERLKWGRFSVPLSYDEIHIFAQPDNPVESKEQINKSTDAVGVTKDSIQHDMARELDFSNIYAIVDRSSLYKMLLAGRLDYLIYSDTFINTYCFGYHKKKEENCLKSVGKPLSINSIHVLYKKGNLSAQPLADRIDQQIGQLYESKYVESLFKQYPLGDRLYNTWENLYKTARSQQSLY, encoded by the coding sequence ATGTTAACTATGAATGAAATCATTAAATTTATTGTTGTTAGCTTAATTTTGAGCTTTCAATCGCTCGCGCTTGCTAAAAATAGCTTAACGATAGGAATTTTTAATGAGCATGAAATCTATATAGAAACATCAGCACCTTATGCTATTGGTTGGAAGTTATTAACCGTTGCAGCAGCTCGCGAGAACATTGAATTAGAGACGATTAGAGAGACATGGACACGATCGTTAAGCGCGCTTGATTCTGAACAATTTGACGGTGTATATGGTGCAATGATCACAACCGAGCGCTTAAAATGGGGTCGGTTTAGTGTGCCATTGTCCTATGATGAGATTCATATTTTTGCGCAGCCTGACAATCCCGTAGAATCGAAAGAACAAATAAACAAATCTACCGACGCTGTTGGCGTGACAAAAGATTCAATTCAGCATGATATGGCGAGAGAATTAGATTTTAGTAACATTTATGCGATTGTAGATCGAAGCTCACTGTATAAAATGTTATTGGCAGGGCGCTTAGATTACCTTATTTATTCTGATACTTTTATTAATACATATTGTTTTGGTTATCACAAGAAAAAGGAAGAAAACTGTTTAAAGTCAGTAGGTAAACCTCTTTCGATCAACAGCATACATGTATTGTATAAAAAAGGTAATTTGTCGGCACAACCATTAGCTGATCGTATAGACCAACAAATTGGTCAGTTATATGAATCAAAATACGTAGAGTCACTATTTAAGCAGTACCCACTAGGCGACAGACTTTACAACACGTGGGAAAATTTATACAAGACAGCTAGGTCGCAACAGAGTCTATATTAG
- a CDS encoding HutD/Ves family protein: MFTLISPQQYRKIPWKNGLGHTLELAISPGGTINDFDWRLSIATVAQNGVFSNFSGYSRKLVLISGQGVSLTHDKKQTDELSDLLQYSCFDGGAQTMSLLHGGPIDDFNVMVKQGNYQADVLTFNEVTDLNFTVDELTYIYSVTSDIALMHPSQESPVIVPKHHLLAISADEINEVERPFGLSGKMIIVVKLKKVSEV; encoded by the coding sequence ATGTTTACATTAATTTCGCCACAGCAATATCGAAAAATCCCTTGGAAAAATGGTTTAGGACATACGCTTGAGTTAGCCATTAGCCCGGGTGGTACGATTAACGATTTTGATTGGCGATTAAGTATAGCCACAGTTGCTCAAAATGGCGTATTTTCTAACTTCAGTGGTTATTCACGAAAACTAGTACTGATTTCTGGGCAAGGGGTGAGCCTTACCCACGATAAAAAGCAAACAGATGAATTAAGCGACTTACTGCAGTATTCTTGTTTTGACGGTGGCGCACAAACGATGTCGTTATTGCATGGCGGCCCAATTGATGATTTTAATGTGATGGTTAAACAAGGGAATTACCAGGCCGATGTACTAACTTTTAATGAAGTAACTGATTTAAATTTTACCGTAGATGAACTCACATATATTTACTCGGTAACAAGCGATATAGCATTAATGCATCCTTCACAAGAGTCCCCTGTAATTGTCCCTAAACATCACCTATTAGCTATTTCTGCCGATGAAATCAATGAGGTAGAGCGCCCGTTTGGTCTTTCTGGTAAAATGATTATTGTAGTTAAATTGAAGAAAGTTAGTGAAGTGTAG
- the nagZ gene encoding beta-N-acetylhexosaminidase: MGPLMMDVQGTSLTQEDREILAHPLVGGLILFTRNYQDPKQVSHLTQQIRLAAGKDILISVDHEGGRVQRFREQFSAIPAMGNIWTLAQQNVNKAIELCFHAGLLMALEVSSVGIDISFAPVLDINDISDVIGDRAFHQSPEIVSQLASSFIKGMHQVGMKATGKHFPGHGSVKEDSHFALPVDRRSREEIIELDMLPFVQINQQGLLDAVMPAHVIYPAFDELSVGFSPFWLQQVLRSELGFDGVVFSDDLSMTGAASIGGFVERAEAAQQAGCDMLLVCNDRNATIEILDNANISVCNQSQRRLRKMLTKTLLPFDELRSLKEWTLAREMLKIG, translated from the coding sequence ATGGGTCCATTGATGATGGATGTTCAAGGAACATCTCTTACCCAAGAAGACAGAGAAATATTGGCTCACCCATTAGTGGGCGGACTAATCCTATTTACCCGAAATTATCAAGATCCCAAACAAGTTTCACATCTAACCCAACAAATAAGGCTGGCGGCTGGTAAAGACATCTTAATTTCAGTTGATCATGAAGGTGGCAGAGTACAACGCTTTCGAGAACAATTTTCAGCCATACCTGCGATGGGAAATATTTGGACTTTAGCTCAACAAAACGTAAATAAAGCGATAGAGCTTTGCTTTCATGCGGGTTTATTAATGGCTTTGGAGGTGAGTTCGGTCGGTATTGATATTAGTTTTGCGCCAGTACTGGATATCAATGACATAAGTGATGTGATTGGCGATAGAGCATTTCATCAATCGCCTGAAATCGTTTCGCAATTAGCGTCCTCTTTCATTAAGGGAATGCATCAGGTTGGTATGAAAGCTACAGGAAAACATTTTCCTGGCCACGGCAGCGTTAAAGAAGATTCGCATTTTGCCTTGCCTGTTGACAGGAGAAGTCGAGAAGAAATTATAGAATTGGATATGTTGCCATTTGTTCAAATAAACCAACAAGGATTGCTTGATGCTGTAATGCCTGCACACGTTATTTATCCAGCGTTTGATGAATTATCTGTAGGTTTTTCTCCTTTTTGGCTGCAACAAGTTCTACGTAGTGAGTTAGGTTTTGATGGTGTTGTATTTAGTGATGATTTATCGATGACTGGAGCGGCTAGCATTGGTGGCTTTGTTGAACGTGCTGAAGCCGCACAACAAGCAGGGTGTGATATGTTGTTGGTATGCAATGATCGAAATGCAACCATTGAAATACTAGATAATGCTAATATTAGCGTGTGCAACCAGTCACAACGTCGTCTGAGAAAAATGCTGACCAAAACACTACTACCCTTCGATGAGTTACGTAGTTTAAAAGAGTGGACGTTAGCACGCGAGATGTTGAAAATAGGCTAA
- a CDS encoding alpha/beta fold hydrolase, with the protein MPKRVFFIPGTMCNEQLWSPVIDELKGIYTPEHLAIPNHLTFEQIAQQLLAQLPDEKVNLVGFSLGGYIASYLACYHSERVEKVLVVANSPSNLSEHEINQRQSLMSWVKSHGYSGMTRKKASNYLDEPSTETHSSPNRESIIWQILAMDRQLGQETLLSQMLNTTHRENLLTGLADTEISVTLYASERDPLVNWPWIEELNCLAPHHKIIKTQGRGHMLPLEKPKELAKHIKTWLSCI; encoded by the coding sequence ATGCCTAAACGTGTATTTTTTATTCCTGGTACCATGTGTAATGAGCAGCTTTGGTCGCCAGTGATTGATGAGCTAAAAGGTATTTATACGCCTGAGCACCTTGCTATCCCTAATCATCTAACATTTGAACAAATTGCGCAGCAGTTACTCGCTCAATTACCGGATGAAAAAGTTAACTTAGTCGGTTTTTCACTCGGTGGTTATATCGCAAGTTATTTAGCATGCTACCACTCCGAGCGGGTAGAGAAAGTATTGGTAGTCGCTAATAGCCCATCGAACTTAAGCGAACATGAAATAAATCAACGACAAAGCTTAATGAGTTGGGTAAAAAGCCATGGCTATAGCGGTATGACCAGAAAAAAGGCGAGCAATTACCTTGACGAGCCCTCTACAGAAACACATTCTTCACCCAATAGAGAGAGTATCATTTGGCAAATTTTAGCGATGGACAGGCAATTAGGGCAGGAGACACTGCTCAGTCAAATGCTAAATACAACGCATCGAGAAAACTTATTAACGGGATTAGCTGATACTGAGATCTCGGTAACGCTTTATGCTAGTGAGAGAGACCCTTTGGTGAATTGGCCTTGGATAGAAGAGTTGAACTGTTTAGCCCCCCATCACAAGATAATAAAAACCCAAGGTCGTGGCCACATGCTGCCACTTGAAAAGCCAAAAGAATTGGCAAAACATATTAAAACATGGCTCAGTTGTATTTAG
- a CDS encoding PepSY domain-containing protein, giving the protein MMFVVYLAVSIFYTAGTDNIEFDDGIIMKTSFYLISLLCWMMLTLPATAGYEPSIKTKPPTAGKSYNNDKKAKRKNISSAQAASIVKSRYGGKVLKVQSTSTGYRVKVLKSDGRISSVHVDGTTGRIKG; this is encoded by the coding sequence ATGATGTTTGTAGTTTATTTAGCAGTTTCAATCTTTTACACTGCAGGTACTGACAATATTGAATTTGACGATGGGATCATCATGAAAACGTCTTTTTATCTAATTAGCTTATTGTGCTGGATGATGTTGACTCTACCGGCAACAGCAGGTTATGAGCCTTCGATAAAGACTAAACCCCCTACAGCGGGCAAATCGTATAACAATGACAAAAAAGCTAAACGTAAAAATATTAGTTCAGCGCAAGCGGCAAGCATCGTTAAGTCGCGATACGGTGGAAAAGTATTAAAAGTGCAAAGTACCTCTACAGGTTATCGCGTTAAAGTATTGAAAAGTGATGGACGAATTTCCTCAGTGCATGTTGACGGCACGACAGGAAGAATAAAAGGGTAA
- a CDS encoding choice-of-anchor H family protein → MKPLNKVRRYKKSEYGLASLMLEKCIYCIVVLIFLAVFSNKVLAQEVQSSTLSQGQYKLDELSRQAMANDLKQKTLDNDNKIKQPYARISRLQKIAAKEAQHTSSKTINSPIAKDSFHEFVIYSAATKLLEDDDGDGYYNTFGVLFDADVLSAMPDRPADVYAEIYLSQDGGPWFHLYTTDVFGIYGDSTEDEYEVITHLSENYHPDHYNVLIDLYEPGYSGIVATYSSDDSDLLYALPLESQDYEYIEEYHDDHGHGGSPSVLGLIILIAFLLIRRASSFRQKAF, encoded by the coding sequence ATGAAACCACTAAATAAAGTCAGGCGTTATAAAAAAAGTGAGTATGGCTTGGCTTCACTGATGCTAGAAAAATGTATTTATTGCATTGTTGTACTTATATTCTTGGCTGTTTTTTCAAATAAGGTACTCGCCCAAGAAGTGCAGTCATCCACGTTATCTCAAGGGCAATATAAACTTGATGAACTTAGTCGCCAAGCTATGGCTAATGACCTTAAGCAAAAGACTCTAGACAACGACAATAAGATAAAACAGCCATATGCGCGCATATCCCGTTTGCAAAAAATTGCAGCGAAAGAAGCACAGCATACATCATCAAAAACGATCAATAGCCCGATTGCAAAAGACAGCTTTCACGAATTTGTAATTTACAGTGCTGCTACCAAACTCCTCGAAGATGACGATGGTGATGGCTATTACAATACCTTTGGCGTGTTATTTGATGCTGATGTACTCAGCGCGATGCCAGACCGCCCTGCTGATGTATATGCTGAAATTTACCTCAGCCAAGATGGCGGTCCATGGTTTCATTTATACACCACGGATGTGTTTGGCATATATGGAGACTCTACAGAAGATGAGTATGAAGTTATTACCCATTTATCTGAGAATTACCACCCCGATCACTACAATGTGTTAATTGATTTATATGAGCCTGGGTATTCAGGTATCGTCGCGACCTATAGCTCTGATGATTCCGATTTATTGTATGCGCTACCATTAGAAAGTCAGGATTATGAGTATATCGAAGAATACCATGATGATCATGGTCATGGTGGTTCGCCGTCAGTTTTGGGATTAATAATACTGATAGCTTTTCTACTCATTCGCCGTGCTTCTTCATTCCGTCAAAAAGCATTCTGA
- a CDS encoding TetR/AcrR family transcriptional regulator yields the protein MSTKNKILDAAELLFADKGFNGTSLREITSQAEVNLAAVNYHFGSKKELIKAVMSRYMDELSPNLERALQSVCAKEAPTLTEVFTAFVEPLLSLNEYRESGTSNFLQLLGRGYTDSQGFLRWFLTTEYPNVISGFVEAVHKAYPELTPEEMFWRLHFTMGTVVFTMSSSDALLDIAKNDYDEDTDISGVIRHVIPYIAAGVAAPLN from the coding sequence ATGAGCACAAAAAATAAAATTTTAGATGCAGCAGAGTTGCTGTTTGCCGATAAAGGCTTCAATGGTACGTCATTAAGAGAAATAACTAGTCAAGCCGAAGTCAATCTTGCTGCGGTAAATTATCATTTCGGTTCAAAGAAAGAGCTGATCAAAGCGGTAATGTCCAGGTATATGGACGAACTTTCCCCTAATTTAGAAAGGGCTTTGCAAAGTGTGTGCGCGAAAGAAGCACCGACATTGACAGAAGTGTTTACGGCTTTTGTCGAGCCACTATTGTCTTTAAATGAATATCGAGAAAGTGGTACTAGTAATTTTTTACAGTTATTAGGACGTGGATATACTGACAGTCAAGGATTTCTGCGTTGGTTTCTAACAACGGAATACCCTAATGTTATTTCAGGGTTTGTAGAAGCCGTTCACAAAGCATATCCGGAATTAACGCCTGAAGAAATGTTTTGGCGATTACACTTCACAATGGGCACGGTTGTATTTACCATGTCGTCAAGTGATGCATTATTAGATATTGCTAAAAATGATTATGACGAAGACACGGACATTTCCGGTGTAATCCGTCACGTTATTCCATATATTGCCGCAGGCGTTGCTGCACCATTGAATTAG
- a CDS encoding SLC13 family permease, whose translation MIKAQLNNRYFSLTLGLILALAFYIGLLAIGVPEKAAITAAVTALTVTWWVSEALPIPATSLVPFALLPLFGVVEHKNVASALGSHVILLLMGAFMLSKALEKSKVHERLAIYMINLVGLSSGKRLVFAFMLTSACLSMWISNTATTLIMLPIALAILKKVDNKAMSCALVLGIAYAASLGGVATPIGTPPNVIFMAIYEESIGKEFSFLSWMKIGVPVVLISLPLMALWLTRNIKTSLDLTLPKLTPWRTDEKRVLIVFGLTALAWITRQEPFGGWTGLLDLKGVGDSTIALTSVVVMFIVSDGKKGRLLDWDTAVSIPWGMLLLFAGGIAIAKGFVASGLSTMLGDWLASMATLSTLVMILIICLVVTYLTEITSNTATATLLLPILAATAIAVEQDPLLFMIPATICASCAFMLPVATAPNAIAYGTGTVEIKDMVKEGFILSLLTVFTTTGVSYLMLS comes from the coding sequence ATGATAAAAGCACAACTTAACAATAGATATTTCAGCCTGACATTAGGGCTCATTCTAGCCTTAGCCTTTTACATTGGCTTGTTAGCTATTGGCGTGCCTGAAAAAGCTGCTATCACTGCGGCCGTAACGGCATTGACTGTTACGTGGTGGGTTAGTGAAGCACTGCCAATACCCGCTACTTCTTTGGTGCCTTTCGCACTTTTACCTCTTTTTGGCGTTGTCGAGCATAAAAACGTTGCCTCTGCACTAGGTAGCCATGTCATTTTATTACTTATGGGCGCTTTTATGCTCTCTAAAGCACTTGAGAAAAGCAAAGTGCATGAGCGTTTAGCAATATATATGATTAATCTTGTCGGGTTATCTAGCGGTAAGCGACTTGTTTTTGCCTTTATGTTGACTTCTGCGTGTTTGAGCATGTGGATATCAAATACAGCAACAACTTTGATCATGTTACCCATTGCTCTTGCGATATTAAAAAAAGTTGATAATAAAGCGATGTCATGCGCATTGGTGCTGGGAATAGCGTATGCCGCTAGCTTAGGAGGTGTTGCTACTCCTATTGGAACGCCGCCGAATGTTATCTTCATGGCAATATATGAAGAAAGCATTGGTAAAGAGTTTAGTTTTTTGTCATGGATGAAAATAGGTGTACCTGTTGTGCTGATTTCATTACCATTGATGGCCCTGTGGTTGACTCGAAATATTAAAACTTCACTCGATCTTACATTACCTAAATTGACCCCATGGCGGACGGATGAAAAGCGGGTGTTGATTGTCTTTGGTTTGACGGCACTAGCATGGATCACCCGTCAAGAGCCTTTTGGCGGTTGGACAGGTTTACTTGACCTTAAGGGCGTGGGAGACAGTACCATCGCATTAACATCTGTCGTGGTTATGTTTATCGTTTCTGACGGTAAAAAAGGGCGTTTGCTTGACTGGGATACAGCAGTGAGTATTCCTTGGGGCATGCTATTACTTTTTGCTGGCGGAATAGCGATTGCTAAAGGGTTTGTTGCGTCAGGATTGAGCACTATGCTTGGTGACTGGTTAGCATCTATGGCAACCTTATCTACCCTTGTCATGATCCTCATTATTTGTCTTGTGGTGACTTACCTTACCGAAATAACCAGTAATACAGCGACAGCAACCTTGCTATTGCCAATTCTAGCGGCAACAGCGATAGCAGTAGAACAAGATCCTTTGCTATTTATGATCCCGGCAACAATATGTGCGAGTTGTGCGTTTATGTTGCCCGTAGCAACAGCACCAAATGCCATTGCTTATGGCACAGGTACCGTGGAGATAAAGGACATGGTTAAAGAAGGCTTTATTTTAAGTTTGTTGACTGTATTTACTACAACTGGTGTTAGCTACCTGATGCTATCGTAA
- a CDS encoding M2 family metallopeptidase, translating into MKNTFKITTLASLVALALSGCGQEAATKNTSMSDKSIPTQEKALTSQDAETFLKEVEKETNQLNQIGARAEWIYQNFITDDTASLASEANQNSTVAAVEFAVEAAKFDDVEVTADQRRKLNILKQSIVIPAPQDTEKAAELAKLGAEMGAMYGKGTYTTQAGEKLSLVAMSSKMSTSRDYDELLELWQGWRDVSPAIKPLYERQVVLANEGASNLGYEDLGQMWRSNYDMPADEFAKELDRLWGQVKPLYDDLHCYVRAELGEHYGAEKVPQDGPIPAHLLGNMWAQQWGNIYDLVAPDNADPGYDVTKQLEVHNYDEIQMVKGAEKFFTSLGFEALPETFWQRSLFTKPEDRDVMCHASAWSLDSQDDIRIKMCIQKTGEEFSTIHHELGHNFYQRAYKAQPVFYQNSANDGFHEAIGDTIALSVTPKYLKEIGLIDEIPDESKDIGLLMKMALDKVAFIPFGLLVDQWRWKVFSGEVAPEDYNKVWWELREKYQGVAAPIDRATDAFDPGAKYHVPANTPYSRYFLAHIQQFEFHRALCEISGNTDPIHRCSIYNNKDAGAKLNEMLEMGSSQPWQQAYKVVTGSEQMDATAIIDYFAPLHSWLKEKNKNRQCGF; encoded by the coding sequence ATGAAAAATACGTTTAAAATTACAACACTTGCCAGCCTTGTAGCACTCGCGTTAAGCGGATGTGGACAGGAGGCTGCAACTAAGAATACATCAATGTCAGACAAGTCAATTCCGACACAAGAAAAAGCACTGACATCACAAGATGCAGAAACCTTTTTAAAAGAGGTAGAAAAAGAAACAAATCAACTAAATCAGATTGGTGCTCGCGCCGAATGGATTTATCAAAACTTCATAACTGATGACACGGCAAGTCTTGCTTCTGAAGCAAATCAAAACTCAACCGTTGCCGCCGTAGAATTTGCAGTAGAGGCGGCAAAGTTTGATGATGTTGAGGTTACCGCAGACCAACGAAGAAAACTTAATATTCTTAAGCAAAGTATTGTTATTCCAGCGCCGCAAGACACTGAAAAAGCAGCTGAACTAGCAAAACTTGGTGCTGAAATGGGCGCTATGTACGGCAAAGGCACCTACACCACGCAAGCAGGTGAAAAACTAAGTTTAGTTGCTATGTCATCGAAAATGTCGACTTCAAGGGATTACGACGAATTATTAGAGCTATGGCAAGGATGGCGTGATGTTAGCCCTGCGATTAAACCACTTTATGAACGCCAAGTTGTCTTGGCTAACGAAGGTGCAAGTAACCTAGGTTATGAAGACTTAGGGCAAATGTGGCGTTCAAATTACGACATGCCAGCTGATGAGTTTGCTAAAGAGCTTGATCGATTATGGGGTCAAGTAAAGCCTTTATATGACGATTTACATTGTTATGTTCGAGCTGAGTTAGGTGAACATTACGGCGCAGAAAAAGTACCTCAAGACGGCCCTATACCAGCTCACTTACTGGGCAACATGTGGGCGCAACAATGGGGCAATATTTATGACCTAGTGGCGCCAGACAATGCGGATCCTGGTTATGATGTGACTAAACAACTTGAAGTTCATAATTATGATGAAATTCAGATGGTTAAAGGAGCTGAGAAATTTTTTACTTCGTTAGGGTTTGAAGCATTACCAGAAACTTTCTGGCAGCGCTCTCTGTTCACTAAGCCTGAAGATCGCGATGTCATGTGTCACGCGTCGGCATGGAGCCTTGATAGCCAAGACGATATTCGCATTAAAATGTGCATTCAAAAAACCGGTGAAGAATTTTCTACCATCCATCATGAGCTAGGACATAACTTCTATCAACGTGCATATAAAGCACAACCGGTATTTTATCAAAACAGTGCCAATGACGGATTCCACGAAGCGATTGGCGATACTATTGCCTTATCTGTTACGCCGAAGTACTTAAAAGAAATTGGTTTAATTGATGAAATTCCTGATGAGTCAAAAGACATTGGCTTATTAATGAAAATGGCACTAGACAAAGTTGCCTTCATCCCGTTTGGTTTACTTGTTGACCAATGGCGCTGGAAAGTATTCTCAGGAGAAGTTGCCCCTGAAGATTACAACAAAGTGTGGTGGGAATTACGTGAGAAATATCAAGGTGTAGCAGCTCCAATTGACCGTGCTACTGATGCATTTGATCCAGGTGCAAAATACCACGTACCCGCAAATACTCCTTATTCACGTTACTTTCTTGCGCATATTCAACAATTTGAATTCCACCGTGCATTATGTGAAATTTCAGGTAATACAGATCCTATCCACCGTTGTTCAATTTACAACAACAAAGATGCTGGTGCTAAGTTGAATGAAATGTTAGAAATGGGCTCAAGCCAACCATGGCAACAAGCTTACAAAGTAGTAACGGGAAGTGAGCAAATGGATGCGACAGCAATCATCGACTACTTTGCACCATTGCATTCTTGGTTAAAAGAGAAAAACAAAAACCGTCAATGTGGCTTTTAA
- a CDS encoding response regulator transcription factor produces the protein MRILIVEDDLQLQENVRASLTEHQYVVDVAADGEEGLFQASEYPYDAAIIDVGLPKIDGIRLIEKLRANDISFPIIILTARDHWQDKVQGLNAGADDYLTKPFQTPELLARLNALIRRSAGKATPIIVNGPLAINTQSQLLTLDERDISLSAMEYRLIEFLMLHPNQVHSKTTLTEHLYDQDFDLDSNVIEVFIRRLRKKIDPQNSLLFIDTIRGQGYRLKSLLKE, from the coding sequence ATGCGAATATTGATTGTTGAGGATGACCTGCAGTTGCAAGAAAATGTAAGAGCTTCATTAACCGAGCATCAATACGTTGTAGATGTTGCAGCCGACGGTGAAGAAGGATTGTTTCAGGCGTCCGAATATCCTTATGACGCTGCTATAATTGACGTTGGCTTACCTAAAATTGATGGTATTCGTCTAATCGAAAAATTACGCGCAAATGACATAAGCTTTCCTATTATCATTTTAACTGCGCGTGATCATTGGCAAGACAAAGTCCAAGGCCTCAATGCCGGTGCGGATGATTACCTAACTAAGCCATTTCAAACCCCTGAGTTGCTAGCAAGGTTAAATGCTCTGATCCGAAGAAGTGCAGGTAAAGCAACGCCTATTATTGTTAATGGGCCATTGGCTATCAACACTCAAAGTCAGTTACTTACGTTAGATGAACGAGATATTAGCCTCAGTGCTATGGAATATCGTCTGATAGAATTCTTGATGTTACACCCTAACCAAGTACACTCGAAAACCACGTTAACAGAGCACCTGTACGATCAAGATTTTGACTTAGACTCTAATGTCATCGAGGTATTTATCAGACGACTACGGAAAAAAATTGATCCCCAAAATTCCCTACTGTTTATTGATACCATTCGAGGTCAAGGGTATCGATTAAAATCGTTGTTAAAAGAATAA
- a CDS encoding DUF2986 domain-containing protein, translated as MNRKKKINETLKAKQKKANAKLHRKNKPRYISKAERAKIAAQENQQEANKSDSQKAE; from the coding sequence ATGAATCGCAAAAAGAAGATCAACGAAACGCTTAAAGCAAAGCAGAAAAAAGCCAATGCTAAGCTACATCGTAAAAATAAGCCTCGTTATATTTCAAAAGCAGAGCGCGCTAAAATAGCCGCACAGGAAAATCAACAAGAAGCTAACAAAAGCGACAGCCAAAAAGCTGAGTAA